Proteins encoded within one genomic window of Geotalea daltonii FRC-32:
- the prmC gene encoding peptide chain release factor N(5)-glutamine methyltransferase codes for MVQQETWTVLKVLTWTKEFLTQKGVENARLESEWMLCAVLGLDRMGLYVNFDKPLTPKELADYRGMIARRGRREPLQYILGSQEFMGLDFAVAPAVLIPRHDTEVLVNEAVKRAGKTSSILDVGTGSGCISISLAKALPGAIITGVDTSVDALAVAEKNCNTHGVAVKLLHGSLFEPVQGQQFHMVVSNPPYIPSDDLKTLQPEVRDYEPAGALDGGKDGLDFYRQIVAAATDYLVCGGWLLLEVGIGQAEQVRKLFFDNGKFAEVFAAKDTADIERVVGGQLK; via the coding sequence ATGGTACAGCAAGAAACGTGGACTGTTTTAAAGGTTCTGACTTGGACCAAGGAATTCTTGACCCAGAAAGGGGTGGAGAATGCCCGGCTGGAGTCGGAGTGGATGCTCTGTGCCGTGCTCGGCCTTGATCGGATGGGGCTCTACGTTAATTTCGACAAGCCGCTGACGCCGAAAGAGCTGGCCGACTACCGGGGGATGATCGCCCGCCGTGGTCGTCGCGAGCCCCTCCAGTATATCCTCGGCTCCCAGGAATTCATGGGGCTTGATTTCGCAGTGGCACCGGCAGTGCTGATTCCCCGCCACGATACCGAGGTTTTGGTAAACGAGGCCGTAAAAAGGGCCGGAAAAACGTCGAGCATCCTTGATGTGGGCACCGGCAGCGGTTGCATCAGCATCTCGCTGGCCAAGGCCTTGCCCGGTGCCATTATCACCGGTGTTGACACTTCCGTGGACGCCCTTGCGGTGGCGGAGAAGAACTGCAATACCCATGGAGTTGCGGTAAAACTGCTGCACGGTTCGCTGTTCGAGCCGGTTCAAGGGCAGCAGTTCCATATGGTCGTTTCAAACCCTCCCTATATCCCCAGTGACGACCTGAAAACGCTGCAACCTGAAGTCCGCGATTACGAGCCGGCCGGGGCGCTTGACGGGGGGAAGGATGGCCTGGATTTCTATCGTCAGATCGTTGCTGCTGCCACGGATTACCTTGTTTGCGGCGGATGGCTTCTCCTTGAGGTTGGCATAGGCCAGGCTGAACAGGTTAGGAAACTTTTTTTCGACAATGGCAAGTTTGCCGAAGTCTTTGCGGCAAAGGACACTGCCGACATCGAACGGGTGGTAGGCGGGCAGCTGAAGTAG
- the murA gene encoding UDP-N-acetylglucosamine 1-carboxyvinyltransferase, with the protein MDKLIIKGGKKLSGEVTVSGSKNASLPVFVSTILAPAEHEFSNVPFLRDINTTIKVMEQLGAKIEGNGNVVRIDTRGIDKHEATYDLVKTMRASVLVLGPLLSRFGIARVSLPGGCAIGARPINLHLKGLAAMGADITLSHGYVEAKAKQLKGARINFDVSTVGGTEHLMMAAATAKGETILENAAREPEIVDLANVLIKMGARIDGAGTDTIRIDGVKELGPVTHRMMPDRIEAGTFMIAAAITGGDVKIRNMQLEHLDALVFKLQDAGVEIINKDNVVRVKGPKKVRSVNIKTRPYPGFPTDMQAQFMALMCLADGASVISENIFENRFMHVSELMRFGADITTEGNAATVKGVKKLSGAPVMATDLRASASLILAGLASDNTTEISRIYHLDRGYEFIEKKLAGLGADIERVQE; encoded by the coding sequence TTGGACAAATTAATCATCAAAGGTGGCAAGAAACTCTCCGGTGAAGTTACCGTAAGCGGTTCGAAAAACGCCTCCCTTCCAGTTTTCGTTTCCACCATTCTGGCTCCGGCGGAGCATGAATTCAGCAATGTCCCCTTCCTGCGCGACATCAATACCACCATCAAGGTAATGGAGCAGCTGGGTGCAAAGATCGAAGGCAACGGCAATGTGGTCAGGATCGACACCAGGGGCATCGACAAACACGAGGCCACCTACGATCTGGTCAAGACCATGCGCGCTTCGGTGCTGGTTTTGGGGCCGCTTCTTTCCCGCTTTGGCATAGCTCGCGTTTCTCTGCCCGGTGGTTGTGCCATCGGTGCCAGGCCAATCAACCTTCATCTTAAGGGATTGGCTGCCATGGGGGCCGACATTACCCTTTCCCACGGATATGTTGAGGCAAAGGCCAAGCAACTGAAAGGTGCGCGGATCAATTTCGATGTTTCCACGGTTGGCGGTACCGAACATCTTATGATGGCGGCTGCCACAGCCAAAGGTGAAACGATCCTGGAAAACGCTGCAAGGGAACCGGAAATAGTCGATCTGGCCAATGTGCTGATCAAGATGGGAGCGCGCATCGATGGGGCCGGCACCGATACCATTCGTATCGATGGTGTCAAAGAGCTTGGCCCGGTAACGCACCGCATGATGCCGGACCGTATTGAGGCCGGTACATTCATGATTGCCGCAGCCATTACCGGTGGGGACGTAAAAATCCGCAACATGCAGTTGGAGCATCTGGATGCATTGGTCTTCAAGCTTCAGGATGCGGGAGTGGAGATCATCAACAAGGATAATGTGGTAAGGGTCAAGGGACCGAAAAAGGTCAGATCGGTCAATATCAAGACCCGCCCCTATCCGGGCTTCCCCACCGACATGCAGGCCCAGTTCATGGCACTCATGTGTCTGGCCGATGGCGCCAGCGTCATCAGTGAAAACATCTTCGAAAACCGCTTCATGCACGTTTCCGAGTTGATGCGTTTTGGTGCAGATATCACCACTGAGGGAAATGCGGCAACGGTTAAAGGAGTGAAAAAGCTTTCCGGCGCTCCGGTGATGGCAACCGACCTGCGTGCTTCCGCATCGCTTATCCTTGCCGGTCTTGCCTCTGACAATACCACCGAAATATCCCGCATCTATCACCTTGACAGAGGGTATGAGTTTATCGAAAAGAAGCTCGCTGGACTCGGAGCAGACATTGAACGGGTGCAAGAATGA
- the hisG gene encoding ATP phosphoribosyltransferase has product MTDFITIAIPKGRILHDSVALFKKIGIDCEELLSDTRKLIFENPVQRMRYMIVRATDVPTYVEYGCADLGIVGKDTLLEQEKDVYEPLDLKFGYCRMMVAEPAELSRTDDPSGWNNIRIATKYPNFTEKYFTGKGIQVEIIKLYGSIELAPLVGLSERIVDLVSTGETLKQNGLVEVETIAEITTRLIVNRASLKTKHQRITHIIEGLEKHV; this is encoded by the coding sequence ATGACTGATTTTATTACCATTGCCATTCCCAAAGGACGGATCCTGCACGATTCGGTGGCCCTGTTCAAAAAGATCGGCATCGACTGCGAGGAATTGCTCTCGGATACCCGTAAGCTCATCTTCGAGAATCCCGTGCAGCGCATGCGTTACATGATCGTTCGCGCCACCGATGTCCCCACCTATGTGGAGTATGGATGTGCCGACCTGGGGATTGTCGGTAAGGATACCCTCCTTGAGCAGGAAAAGGACGTCTATGAGCCACTTGATCTCAAGTTCGGCTATTGCCGGATGATGGTCGCCGAACCCGCCGAGCTTTCACGCACCGATGATCCATCCGGCTGGAATAACATCCGCATTGCCACCAAGTATCCCAATTTCACGGAAAAATATTTCACCGGCAAAGGGATTCAGGTGGAGATCATCAAACTATACGGTTCCATCGAACTGGCGCCGCTGGTCGGGCTGTCCGAGCGGATCGTCGACCTGGTTTCCACCGGCGAAACTCTGAAGCAGAACGGCCTGGTGGAGGTGGAGACCATTGCCGAGATAACCACCCGCCTTATCGTCAACAGGGCCAGTCTCAAGACGAAACATCAGCGCATTACCCATATTATCGAAGGGCTTGAAAAGCACGTTTAA
- the hisD gene encoding histidinol dehydrogenase, whose protein sequence is MKFLDIRDNSFEDAFAAILARSEETGRDVEQIVVDIIAEVRSRGDAAVLDYTRRFDRLEADSVHSLEVTEVEFNEAFARVADEDIAALKLAVERVARFHQKQKQETWLSTDEPDIMLGQMVTPLQRVGIYVPGGKASYPSSVIMNAVPAKVAGVGEVIMVAPTPGGEINPHVLVAARLSGVDRVFRIGGAQAVAALAYGTATIPKVAKITGPGNIYVATAKKLVFGQVGIDMIAGPSEILVINDGSGNPAHIAADLLSQAEHDELASSILITTDRAFGERVAEEVELQLGQLSRESIARKSWETYGAVIVSGSLPEAIDFSNRIAPEHLELAVTDPFAILPQIRNAGAIFLGHFTPEAAGDYLAGPNHTLPTGGTARFFSPLSLDDFVKKSSIVYFSEGGLNRLGRSIVHIAQLEGLEAHAKSVSKRLK, encoded by the coding sequence ATGAAATTCCTCGATATTCGCGACAATTCCTTTGAAGACGCTTTTGCCGCCATACTCGCCCGCAGTGAGGAGACCGGCAGAGACGTCGAGCAGATCGTAGTTGATATTATCGCTGAGGTCCGCAGCCGTGGCGATGCGGCCGTTCTTGATTATACCCGCCGCTTTGATCGGCTTGAAGCCGATTCAGTTCATTCGCTGGAAGTAACCGAAGTAGAATTTAATGAAGCTTTTGCCCGTGTGGCAGATGAAGACATCGCCGCCCTGAAGCTGGCAGTGGAACGGGTGGCCCGTTTTCACCAGAAGCAGAAGCAGGAGACCTGGCTTTCCACAGACGAGCCGGACATCATGCTTGGCCAGATGGTTACCCCGCTGCAACGGGTAGGTATCTATGTTCCCGGCGGCAAGGCCAGCTACCCCTCCAGCGTCATCATGAACGCAGTACCGGCCAAGGTTGCCGGGGTGGGTGAGGTAATCATGGTGGCGCCGACCCCCGGCGGCGAGATCAATCCCCATGTGCTGGTGGCAGCGCGTCTTTCCGGTGTGGACCGGGTTTTCAGGATTGGCGGTGCCCAGGCGGTTGCTGCCCTTGCCTATGGCACGGCAACCATTCCGAAAGTGGCCAAGATCACCGGCCCCGGCAATATTTATGTGGCCACGGCAAAGAAGCTGGTCTTCGGCCAGGTGGGAATCGACATGATCGCCGGACCGTCGGAGATCCTGGTCATCAATGACGGCAGCGGCAATCCTGCCCACATTGCGGCGGATCTCCTTTCCCAGGCGGAGCACGACGAACTGGCCTCTTCCATCCTTATTACCACCGACCGTGCTTTTGGCGAGCGGGTGGCTGAAGAGGTGGAGTTGCAATTGGGGCAGCTGTCCCGGGAATCCATCGCCCGCAAATCCTGGGAGACCTATGGCGCAGTCATAGTCTCCGGCAGCCTTCCGGAGGCCATCGATTTTTCCAATCGCATCGCTCCGGAGCACCTGGAACTGGCGGTAACCGATCCGTTTGCCATTTTGCCCCAGATCCGCAATGCCGGTGCCATCTTCCTCGGCCACTTCACACCGGAAGCAGCAGGTGATTATCTGGCCGGCCCGAACCACACCTTGCCCACTGGCGGTACGGCCCGCTTCTTTTCACCGTTGTCTCTGGATGATTTCGTCAAGAAGTCGTCCATCGTTTACTTCAGTGAAGGAGGCCTGAACAGGCTTGGTCGGAGCATCGTCCATATCGCCCAGCTGGAAGGCCTGGAAGCACATGCCAAATCGGTCAGCAAGCGATTGAAATAA
- the hisB gene encoding imidazoleglycerol-phosphate dehydratase HisB, whose product MSRKAVVERITKETQIKLSLDIDGAGEAKVCTSVPFLDHMLNLFARHGLFNLEVEAKGDIDIDFHHTVEDIGIVLGEALKQALGDKSGIRRYGQASVPMDETLASVAVDLSGRPYLAYNVRLPKVKIGDFDVELAREFFQALTNNLAANIHINVMYGDNVHHILEACFKALARALDQATQHDPRISGVMSTKGKL is encoded by the coding sequence ATGTCGAGGAAAGCCGTCGTCGAACGCATTACCAAGGAAACCCAGATCAAGCTTTCTCTGGATATTGACGGAGCCGGGGAGGCAAAGGTATGCACTTCGGTTCCCTTTCTCGACCACATGCTCAATCTTTTCGCCCGCCATGGCCTGTTCAACCTGGAGGTGGAGGCGAAAGGGGACATCGATATCGACTTTCATCATACGGTAGAGGATATCGGTATCGTTTTGGGGGAAGCTTTGAAACAGGCTCTAGGTGATAAGAGTGGCATCCGCCGCTATGGCCAGGCCTCCGTTCCCATGGATGAAACCCTTGCCAGCGTGGCAGTCGATCTTTCCGGTCGTCCCTATCTGGCATACAACGTCAGGCTCCCCAAGGTGAAGATCGGCGACTTCGATGTGGAACTGGCACGGGAGTTCTTCCAGGCGCTGACCAACAACCTGGCGGCCAATATCCACATCAATGTCATGTACGGCGATAACGTCCATCATATCCTGGAGGCATGTTTCAAGGCGCTGGCTCGTGCTCTGGATCAGGCGACCCAGCACGATCCGCGTATTTCCGGGGTCATGTCCACCAAGGGCAAACTCTAA
- the hisH gene encoding imidazole glycerol phosphate synthase subunit HisH — protein MIAIIDYGMGNLRSVQKAFEKVGFEATVTSDPNVVLAADKIVLPGVGAFPDCMRNLEQGGFINPILKVIADGRPFLGICLGLQLLFTESEEFGIHKGLNIIPGRVLRFPEGLEENGEKLKVPHMGWNQLTLRGESAVFEGIDDGTNVYFVHSYYVKPDDEKVVAASTTYGMEFCSAICKDNVVATQFHPEKSQEKGLQILKNFAGLKA, from the coding sequence ATGATAGCTATAATCGATTACGGCATGGGCAACCTTCGCTCGGTGCAGAAGGCATTTGAAAAGGTCGGTTTTGAGGCCACCGTAACCTCGGATCCAAACGTGGTGCTTGCGGCGGACAAAATTGTCCTGCCAGGGGTCGGAGCATTTCCTGATTGCATGCGCAACCTGGAACAGGGGGGATTCATTAATCCCATCCTTAAGGTGATTGCCGATGGACGGCCGTTTTTAGGCATATGCCTCGGTTTGCAGCTGCTCTTTACCGAGAGTGAGGAATTCGGTATCCACAAGGGGTTGAACATTATCCCCGGACGGGTGCTGCGCTTTCCGGAAGGGCTGGAAGAGAACGGCGAGAAGCTGAAGGTGCCGCACATGGGCTGGAATCAGCTGACACTGCGCGGGGAATCAGCGGTTTTCGAAGGGATCGATGATGGCACCAATGTCTACTTCGTCCATTCCTATTATGTGAAACCGGACGACGAGAAGGTCGTGGCCGCCAGTACAACCTACGGCATGGAATTTTGTTCCGCCATCTGCAAGGACAATGTGGTGGCCACCCAGTTCCATCCCGAGAAGTCCCAGGAAAAGGGGCTGCAGATATTGAAGAACTTTGCCGGACTCAAGGCATAA
- the hisA gene encoding 1-(5-phosphoribosyl)-5-[(5-phosphoribosylamino)methylideneamino]imidazole-4-carboxamide isomerase — protein MIVIPAIDLKEGKCVRLEQGLMERDTVYSDDPAAQALVWEAKGAELLHIVDLDGAFAGEPKNRGAIEAIVKALKITTQLGGGIRDLATIEAYLGMGIGRVIIGTAAQRNPELVQEACRKFPGRIVVGIDAKNGMVAVQGWAEVTGVTAIDLAKKFEGFGVAAIVYTDISRDGMMKGPNIEATRNLAEAITIPVIASGGVSALRDIENLMAVEAAGISGAITGKAIYSGAIELSEAIALTRRGASC, from the coding sequence ATGATAGTCATACCTGCCATTGATCTGAAGGAAGGGAAATGCGTCCGGCTTGAGCAAGGGCTCATGGAGCGTGACACGGTCTATAGTGACGATCCGGCAGCCCAGGCCCTTGTCTGGGAAGCAAAAGGGGCGGAACTGCTCCATATTGTCGACCTTGATGGCGCCTTTGCCGGCGAGCCCAAGAACAGGGGGGCCATCGAGGCCATTGTCAAGGCTTTGAAGATCACCACCCAGCTGGGTGGGGGCATACGCGACCTGGCAACGATCGAGGCCTACCTGGGCATGGGTATCGGCCGGGTGATCATCGGTACTGCCGCCCAGCGCAATCCGGAACTGGTGCAGGAGGCCTGCAGGAAGTTCCCGGGGCGGATTGTTGTCGGCATTGATGCCAAGAACGGAATGGTGGCGGTCCAGGGCTGGGCCGAGGTGACCGGGGTGACGGCGATCGATCTGGCAAAGAAATTCGAAGGGTTCGGCGTAGCTGCTATTGTCTATACCGATATCAGCCGTGACGGTATGATGAAGGGTCCCAACATCGAGGCCACCAGAAACCTTGCTGAGGCCATTACCATTCCGGTGATAGCCTCCGGCGGAGTTTCCGCCCTGCGCGACATCGAAAATCTAATGGCGGTGGAAGCTGCGGGAATCAGCGGCGCCATTACCGGCAAGGCCATCTACTCCGGCGCCATCGAACTTTCCGAGGCCATAGCTTTGACCAGGCGGGGTGCATCATGCTGA
- the hisF gene encoding imidazole glycerol phosphate synthase subunit HisF, whose protein sequence is MLTKRIIPCLDVKGGRVVKGVQFLELRDAGDPVEIAEIYDRQGADELTFLDITASSDARDIIIDVVRRTAERVFMPLTVGGGVRTVDDIRRLLNAGADKVSINTAAVHRPEFVKEAAERFGSQCTVVAIDARRVPGEDRWEVYTHGGRNATGIDAVEWAQRMEEYGSGEILLTSMDCDGTKDGYDLSLTRSVTDAVGIPVIASGGVGNLEHFYDGFTNGGASACLAASIFHYREYTIQEAKEYLKGKGVPVRL, encoded by the coding sequence ATGCTGACCAAACGCATCATCCCCTGTCTCGACGTGAAGGGGGGGCGGGTAGTCAAAGGGGTGCAGTTTCTGGAGCTGCGGGACGCCGGCGACCCGGTGGAAATTGCCGAGATCTATGACCGTCAGGGAGCCGACGAACTGACTTTTCTCGACATCACCGCCTCCAGTGATGCGCGGGACATCATCATCGATGTGGTGCGCCGCACCGCGGAACGGGTCTTTATGCCACTCACGGTCGGTGGGGGGGTGCGGACGGTGGATGATATTCGCCGCCTGCTCAATGCCGGTGCCGACAAGGTTTCCATCAATACGGCTGCCGTACATCGCCCCGAATTTGTCAAGGAAGCGGCCGAGCGCTTCGGCTCCCAATGTACGGTAGTGGCCATCGATGCCCGCCGCGTCCCGGGTGAGGACCGCTGGGAAGTCTATACCCATGGCGGACGCAATGCCACCGGCATCGATGCTGTTGAATGGGCCCAGCGCATGGAGGAATATGGCTCGGGCGAAATCCTTCTTACCAGCATGGATTGCGATGGCACCAAGGATGGTTATGATCTCTCCCTGACCAGGTCGGTAACCGATGCCGTTGGGATACCGGTTATTGCCTCCGGCGGCGTAGGCAACCTGGAGCATTTCTACGACGGCTTCACCAACGGTGGGGCAAGTGCCTGTCTGGCCGCATCCATCTTCCACTATCGTGAATACACCATCCAAGAAGCCAAGGAATACCTGAAGGGCAAAGGGGTGCCGGTGAGGCTTTAA
- a CDS encoding phosphoribosyl-ATP diphosphatase, producing MNDDILQAVYRVILERKANPSEQSYTASLMAKGIDKILKKLGEEATEVVIAGKGGAREEIIYETADLFFHTLVLLGYCDINPDEIYDELRRRFGMSGIAEKESRDR from the coding sequence ATGAATGATGATATCCTGCAGGCCGTCTATCGGGTTATCCTGGAGCGGAAGGCAAATCCCTCGGAGCAGTCTTATACCGCTTCTCTTATGGCCAAGGGCATCGACAAAATCCTGAAGAAGCTGGGCGAAGAGGCAACCGAAGTGGTGATAGCGGGTAAAGGGGGGGCGCGTGAAGAGATCATTTACGAAACTGCCGACCTGTTTTTTCACACCCTGGTCCTTCTTGGATATTGTGATATAAATCCTGATGAGATATACGATGAACTGCGACGCAGGTTCGGTATGTCGGGGATTGCCGAAAAGGAATCCCGTGACAGGTGA
- the rpsU gene encoding 30S ribosomal protein S21, which yields MPGVRVKEAEPFELALKKFKKQCEKAGILSEVRKREHYEKPSIKKKKKAIAARKRALKKQRKMID from the coding sequence ATGCCGGGAGTAAGGGTAAAAGAAGCTGAGCCGTTTGAGCTCGCCTTGAAAAAATTCAAGAAACAGTGCGAAAAAGCGGGGATTTTGTCAGAAGTCCGCAAAAGAGAGCACTACGAAAAGCCTAGCATCAAAAAGAAGAAAAAGGCTATTGCTGCTCGCAAGAGAGCATTGAAAAAACAGCGTAAGATGATAGATTAA
- a CDS encoding GatB/YqeY domain-containing protein, with amino-acid sequence MSLRERLNDELKASMKSKDNLKLSVIRMVRSSVKNREIDQQHELDDREIIEIISTLCKQRRESIRLFKEASRQDLVDKEEKELALLLEFLPQQLTREELEELVRKTIAEGGAQGSKDMGRVMKALQPGVAGRADGKLVSDVVKEQLA; translated from the coding sequence ATGTCTTTGCGGGAACGGCTTAACGATGAGCTGAAGGCTTCCATGAAGTCAAAGGATAATCTCAAGCTGTCCGTAATCCGCATGGTTCGCTCATCAGTAAAGAACCGGGAAATCGATCAGCAGCACGAGCTTGATGACCGGGAAATTATTGAGATCATCAGTACGCTCTGCAAACAGCGTAGGGAATCCATAAGGCTCTTTAAGGAAGCAAGCCGTCAAGACCTCGTGGATAAGGAAGAAAAAGAGTTGGCGCTGCTTCTGGAATTTCTGCCGCAGCAGTTGACTCGTGAAGAACTAGAAGAACTTGTCAGAAAGACAATTGCTGAAGGCGGCGCGCAGGGGTCCAAGGATATGGGCCGGGTCATGAAGGCCCTGCAACCGGGCGTTGCCGGTCGTGCAGACGGCAAATTAGTCAGCGATGTTGTCAAGGAACAGCTGGCCTGA
- a CDS encoding CvpA family protein gives MILLDILIWAFLIGFVVKGFMKGLVGEACSLLGLVTGGWAAFRYYSYIAEAIRPFIHLPQRVALVLSFFLIFLVLGLLFYLLGHLLTAILKIMLLGGLNRVGGVVFGFLEGAFVLCMVLYLATTKPAPEWIKGYLLRSGTARPFISSGREIISGWDSAAAHRKGANRHN, from the coding sequence ATGATCCTTCTTGATATCCTTATCTGGGCCTTTCTCATCGGTTTTGTCGTAAAAGGTTTCATGAAAGGTCTGGTGGGAGAGGCATGTTCTCTCCTCGGCCTGGTGACCGGAGGCTGGGCAGCCTTCAGATATTATTCATATATTGCAGAAGCAATCAGACCGTTTATTCACCTGCCCCAGCGTGTGGCGCTGGTCCTGTCGTTTTTCCTAATTTTCCTTGTTCTCGGACTGCTTTTCTATCTTCTCGGACACCTGCTGACTGCAATTTTGAAGATTATGCTGCTGGGTGGACTGAATCGTGTCGGCGGCGTCGTCTTCGGTTTTCTCGAAGGAGCATTCGTTCTCTGCATGGTTCTTTACCTGGCAACGACCAAGCCGGCTCCGGAATGGATAAAAGGATACCTGTTGCGATCCGGAACAGCCCGGCCCTTCATTTCGTCGGGTAGGGAAATAATTTCAGGCTGGGACAGTGCTGCAGCCCACCGGAAAGGGGCGAACCGGCACAATTAG
- the dnaG gene encoding DNA primase — translation MSMIPDDKINEVRERASILEIVSDYVSLRKSGANYQGICPFHGEKTGSFNVNPARGIFHCFGCGVGGNAISFIMKIEGLSFPEAVKFLAKRVGVTIEERPRTATEKRQSDERELLYKINGQAAAFYRQLLLNDPAGEAGRQYLERRGVDSATSEAYGIGYAPDKWDSLTRHLEQLRVPLDLAEKLGLIKRREGGRHYDAFRNRLLFVIADMHGRPIGFGGRVLDDSLPKYINSPESPIYHKSEVLFGLNLSKYAMREKGNGIIVEGYFDHLALYQAGIRNVVATCGTALTTGHIKLLQRYANKVYTLFDGDSAGRKATLRSMELFLDEKLPASVIELPPGDDPDTFLKTQGDGAFAGHLAKAKPIFEFFFSELLGQYDSGTVEGKVGTIEALTPHLMKIVNPIERDLYIKEISRKLGVDPRQMQKKIGRSPVSSADLAVPRERVKPRSNKGPEETLISLMGKYAGVIKRVRDYGAANLFSADLLPIAEAIMAHNDSEAGIDWALLLEQIDSTEERSRLAGIFMDDDHLDEIDANKAFDQCRMSRDRSMLKDGDVKELKKELSRLDSDSERYWEILRKLDTLRNKKSQLL, via the coding sequence ATGTCGATGATCCCCGACGATAAGATTAATGAGGTAAGGGAACGGGCGTCAATCCTGGAGATTGTTTCCGATTACGTCAGCCTCAGGAAATCGGGAGCCAATTACCAGGGCATATGTCCCTTCCATGGGGAAAAGACCGGTTCTTTTAATGTTAATCCTGCAAGGGGTATTTTCCATTGCTTTGGTTGCGGGGTAGGCGGCAATGCCATTTCCTTTATCATGAAGATAGAGGGCCTGTCCTTTCCTGAAGCCGTCAAATTTCTGGCTAAGCGCGTTGGTGTTACCATTGAAGAGCGCCCTCGCACGGCAACGGAAAAACGACAGAGCGATGAGAGGGAACTGCTCTACAAAATTAACGGACAGGCTGCTGCATTTTATCGTCAGCTGCTGCTCAACGATCCGGCAGGCGAAGCCGGACGGCAGTACCTGGAACGGCGCGGGGTTGATTCCGCCACGTCTGAGGCCTACGGCATCGGCTATGCCCCTGATAAGTGGGACAGCCTGACCAGACATCTGGAACAGCTGCGGGTGCCCCTCGATCTGGCCGAGAAGCTGGGCTTGATCAAGCGACGTGAAGGGGGGCGCCATTACGATGCCTTTCGCAATAGGCTTCTCTTTGTCATAGCCGACATGCATGGCCGGCCGATCGGTTTCGGCGGCCGGGTGCTTGATGATTCGCTGCCCAAATACATCAATTCGCCTGAGTCGCCCATTTACCACAAGAGCGAGGTGCTGTTCGGCCTTAACCTGTCCAAGTATGCAATGCGAGAGAAGGGCAATGGCATCATCGTCGAAGGTTACTTCGACCATTTGGCCCTCTATCAGGCCGGCATAAGAAATGTCGTTGCCACCTGCGGCACCGCGTTGACGACCGGCCACATCAAGCTGCTACAGCGTTATGCGAACAAGGTGTACACCCTGTTTGACGGGGACAGCGCCGGCAGGAAGGCCACTCTTCGCAGCATGGAGCTTTTCCTGGATGAAAAGCTTCCTGCAAGTGTTATCGAGCTCCCACCGGGGGACGACCCTGATACTTTTCTGAAGACTCAGGGAGATGGCGCCTTTGCTGGTCATCTGGCTAAAGCAAAACCCATATTCGAATTCTTTTTCAGCGAACTTCTTGGTCAGTACGACAGTGGCACCGTCGAAGGGAAAGTCGGCACTATTGAAGCTTTGACGCCGCATTTGATGAAAATTGTCAACCCCATAGAGCGGGACCTGTACATAAAGGAAATATCCAGGAAACTGGGTGTAGATCCTCGACAGATGCAGAAGAAGATCGGCCGATCTCCCGTTTCCAGTGCCGATCTTGCTGTACCGAGGGAACGGGTCAAACCGAGAAGCAACAAGGGTCCGGAAGAGACGCTGATTTCACTTATGGGCAAATATGCCGGGGTCATCAAGCGGGTCCGCGATTATGGTGCGGCCAATCTGTTCTCCGCCGACCTTCTGCCGATAGCAGAAGCCATCATGGCCCACAATGACTCTGAAGCCGGTATTGACTGGGCGCTGCTCCTTGAGCAGATCGATTCCACCGAAGAGCGCAGCCGCCTTGCCGGCATTTTCATGGATGACGATCATCTGGACGAGATCGATGCCAATAAGGCCTTTGATCAGTGCCGCATGAGCCGTGACCGCTCCATGCTAAAGGACGGTGATGTCAAGGAACTGAAAAAGGAACTGTCCAGACTTGATTCAGATTCGGAACGCTACTGGGAAATATTAAGGAAGTTGGATACCTTGCGAAACAAAAAATCGCAATTACTATAG